Proteins co-encoded in one Capnocytophaga ochracea DSM 7271 genomic window:
- a CDS encoding AAA family ATPase, with translation MEQRTSVDISQINEMIERESVFIDALTNEMNKVIVGQKHMVNALLIGLLGKGHILLEGVPGLAKTLSINTLAKSVHGSFSRIQFTPDLLPADVIGTMTYNIKQNEFSIKKGPIFANFVLADEINRAPAKVQSALLEAMQERQVTIGDSTFKLDAPFMVMATQNPVEQEGTYPLPEAQVDRFMLKTVIDYPKLDEEQRIMRDNLSNSYAVVNQTVSLEQILKAQTAVREVYMDEKIEKYILDIVFATRYPEKYNLAELKPLISFGASPRGSINLAMAAKCYAFIKRRGYVIPEDVRAVVFDVLRHRIGITYEAEAENITSVEMIHKIVNTIEVP, from the coding sequence ATGGAACAAAGAACATCTGTAGATATCAGTCAGATAAACGAAATGATAGAGCGTGAAAGTGTGTTTATCGATGCGCTCACCAATGAGATGAACAAGGTGATTGTAGGGCAAAAACATATGGTAAATGCCCTGCTTATCGGGTTATTAGGCAAAGGGCATATCCTCTTGGAAGGGGTACCTGGGCTAGCAAAAACGCTATCCATCAACACCCTTGCTAAATCAGTACACGGGTCGTTTAGCCGTATCCAGTTTACGCCGGACTTATTGCCTGCCGATGTGATAGGAACAATGACCTACAACATCAAGCAAAACGAGTTTTCTATAAAAAAGGGACCTATCTTTGCGAACTTTGTATTGGCTGACGAGATTAACCGTGCGCCTGCCAAAGTACAGTCTGCCCTATTGGAAGCAATGCAAGAGCGACAAGTAACCATTGGTGATTCGACCTTTAAGTTAGACGCTCCTTTTATGGTAATGGCGACTCAGAACCCTGTAGAGCAAGAAGGAACTTACCCACTACCTGAGGCACAAGTAGACCGTTTTATGCTTAAAACGGTTATTGATTATCCTAAATTGGACGAAGAGCAACGGATTATGCGCGACAACCTCAGCAATAGTTACGCAGTGGTGAACCAAACAGTGAGTTTGGAACAAATCCTAAAAGCACAAACAGCCGTGCGCGAGGTGTATATGGACGAAAAGATTGAGAAATACATCTTAGACATTGTTTTTGCGACTCGTTATCCTGAAAAATACAACTTGGCAGAGCTTAAACCACTTATTAGCTTTGGGGCATCGCCACGTGGTAGTATCAACTTGGCAATGGCGGCAAAATGTTATGCTTTCATCAAACGTCGTGGTTATGTAATTCCTGAGGACGTACGTGCGGTAGTATTTGACGTATTGCGCCATCGTATCGGTATCACCTATGAAGCAGAGGCTGAGAATATTACCTCAGTAGAGATGATTCACAAGATAGTGAATACCATTGAAGTACCATAG
- a CDS encoding trans-sulfuration enzyme family protein: protein MKFETKAIHGVRTANKNTENWGSTINMASTFPIEEYGVEQEFEYGRVSNPTRKDFESLIAQLESGIHGFGFSSGMAAISSVFTMFKTGDHFVLGLDIYGGTYRIMHDIFNKFGFEATFVDMTDLTKIEKAIRPNTKAIFIETPSNPLLDVTDICGVIEIAKKHNLLTMVDNTFMSPVLQRPLELGADIVLHSATKYLGGHNDIIAGAVVVNDETLAEKIRFAQVAIGALLSPFDSWLLLRSMKTLKLRVEKAQANTLKLLNFLKTHPEVEKVYYPTDTQNKGKAIQERQASGGGSVFSFTVKTEAKAKKFFESLKVALFAVSLGGVETLVTHPSSLTHTEFPEEEKVARGVTRTLIRVAVGIEDADDLIADFKQALEK from the coding sequence ATGAAGTTTGAAACTAAAGCCATTCACGGCGTAAGAACAGCCAATAAAAATACAGAAAACTGGGGAAGCACCATCAATATGGCTTCTACTTTCCCTATTGAAGAATACGGTGTAGAACAAGAGTTTGAATACGGACGCGTTTCAAATCCTACTCGTAAGGATTTTGAAAGTCTTATAGCTCAATTAGAAAGTGGCATACACGGATTCGGATTCTCATCGGGTATGGCTGCCATTTCTTCTGTTTTTACAATGTTTAAAACAGGCGACCATTTTGTGTTAGGCTTAGATATCTACGGAGGTACTTATCGCATTATGCACGATATTTTCAATAAGTTTGGTTTTGAAGCTACTTTTGTCGATATGACCGACCTAACCAAAATAGAGAAAGCCATTCGCCCTAATACAAAAGCCATCTTTATAGAAACACCCTCCAACCCTCTGTTAGACGTTACCGATATATGCGGGGTAATAGAAATCGCCAAGAAACATAATCTGCTCACTATGGTCGATAATACCTTTATGTCGCCCGTGTTACAACGCCCGTTAGAGTTAGGAGCCGACATAGTATTACACAGTGCTACCAAATATTTAGGAGGTCATAACGATATTATCGCAGGAGCAGTGGTGGTAAATGATGAAACCTTAGCCGAGAAAATACGTTTTGCACAAGTAGCCATAGGGGCATTGCTTTCTCCGTTTGATAGCTGGTTGCTCTTGCGCAGTATGAAAACCCTAAAACTAAGAGTCGAAAAAGCACAAGCCAATACCCTTAAACTATTAAATTTCCTTAAAACGCACCCCGAAGTAGAAAAGGTGTATTATCCTACTGATACACAAAATAAAGGGAAAGCAATACAAGAACGCCAAGCTTCTGGTGGAGGTTCAGTATTTTCTTTTACAGTAAAAACCGAAGCCAAAGCCAAAAAGTTTTTCGAGAGTCTAAAAGTAGCCCTTTTTGCAGTGAGCTTAGGAGGAGTCGAAACATTGGTAACCCACCCCAGTTCGCTTACTCACACTGAGTTTCCCGAAGAAGAAAAAGTAGCACGAGGCGTTACCCGTACACTCATCCGCGTAGCAGTAGGAATTGAAGATGCTGACGACCTTATCGCCGATTTTAAACAAGCCTTAGAAAAATAA